The proteins below come from a single Eptesicus fuscus isolate TK198812 chromosome 5, DD_ASM_mEF_20220401, whole genome shotgun sequence genomic window:
- the TMEM30B gene encoding cell cycle control protein 50B: protein MTWSATVRGAHQPDNTAFTQQRLPAWQPLLSASITLPLFFCAGLAFIGLGLGLYYSSNGIKELGYDYTGNPGTGDCSLCGVADQDRAPPPSCRCVWNFSLAELFQGPVYLYYELTNFYQNNRRYGVSRDDAQLSGLQSALRHPVNECAPYQRNASGVPIAPCGAIANSLFNDTFSLWHQRLPGGPYVEVPLDRTGIAWWTDYHVKFHNPPLVNGSLALAFKGTARPPNWPVPVYRLSPDPNNTGFINQDFVVWMRTAALPWFRKLYARIRQGNYSAGLPRGNYRVNITYNYPVRAFGGHKRIILSSISWMGGKNPFLGIAYLVVGSLCILTGFVMLVVYIRYQDQNDEAEDQE from the coding sequence ATGACCTGGAGCGCCACGGTGCGGGGCGCCCACCAGCCCGACAACACCGCGTTCACGCAGCAGCGCCTCCCCGCCTGGCAGCCGCTGCTGTCGGCCAGCATCACGCTGCCGCTCTTCTTCTGCGCGGGCCTGGCCTTCatcggcctgggcctgggcctctaCTACTCGTCCAACGGCATCAAGGAGCTCGGGTACGACTACACGGGCAACCCGGGCACCGGCGACTGCTCGCTGTGCGGCGTGGCCGACCAGGACCGCGCGCCGCCGCCCAGCTGCCGGTGCGTCTGGAACTTCTCGCTGGCCGAGCTCTTCCAGGGCCCCGTGTACCTCTACTACGAGCTCACCAACTTCTACCAGAACAACCGGCGCTACGGCGTGTCCCGCGACGACGCGCAGCTGAGCGGGCTGCAGAGCGCCCTGCGCCACCCGGTCAACGAGTGCGCCCCCTACCAGCGCAACGCCAGCGGCGTGCCCATCGCGCCCTGCGGCGCCATCGCCAACAGCCTCTTCAACGACACCTTCTCGCTGTGGCACCAGCGCCTGCCTGGCGGGCCCTACGTCGAGGTGCCGCTCGACCGCACCGGCATCGCCTGGTGGACCGACTACCACGTCAAGTTCCACAACCCGCCCTTGGTGAACGGCAGCCTGGCGCTGGCTTTCAAGGGCACCGCGCGCCCGCCCAACTGGCCCGTGCCGGTCTACCGGCTCAGCCCGGACCCCAACAACACCGGCTTCATCAACCAGGACTTCGTGGTGTGGATGCGCACGGCGGCGCTGCCCTGGTTCCGCAAGCTGTACGCGCGCATCCGCCAGGGCAACTACTCCGCCGGCCTGCCGCGCGGCAACTACCGCGTCAACATCACCTACAACTACCCGGTGCGCGCCTTCGGCGGCCACAAGCGCATCATCTTAAGCAGCATCTCCTGGATGGGTGGCAAGAACCCCTTCCTGGGCATCGCCTACCTGGTCGTGGGGTCCCTCTGCATCCTCACGGGCTTTGTCATGCTGGTCGTGTACATTCGCTACCAGGACCAGAACGACGAGGCCGAGGACCAGGAGTGA